From Candidatus Dadabacteria bacterium:
TTTCGGGATCTGACATTTTCTCCTCCTCAATAATCCTATTTGGAGTATATAATACAGGTTCGGATATTTACAACCCTGTTATTATACAGCATGCAGAGCGCCAGTCATAATCGGGCAGGCCTCTTGTTGGAAATAATTACCATCTAGTAGTAATTTTTAACAAGCAGGTTATCATTAAAGGTGCAAAACAAGAAACCAAGGAGGAATAAAAATGATTGACAGTGACGTACAGGACGCAATAAACACGCAGATAAGAAACGAGTACTATTCATCCTATCTATATCTTTCGATGTCCGCCTATTGTGAATCCAAAAACTTTTCCGGTTTCGCAAGCTGGCTTCGCAAGCAGAGCGAAGAGGAGCTTGTGCACGCGTTGAAGTTTTTTGATTACCTGATCGACAGGGGCGGCAGGGTAACCCTTGATTCGATAGAGCAGCCCCCCTCTGAGTTCGGAGCGTTCCTTGAAATGTTCGAGGAGGTTTTGGAGCATGAAAGGGAGGTTACGGGAATGATAAACAACATTTATGATCTCGCCGCCTCGAAAA
This genomic window contains:
- a CDS encoding ferritin, coding for MIDSDVQDAINTQIRNEYYSSYLYLSMSAYCESKNFSGFASWLRKQSEEELVHALKFFDYLIDRGGRVTLDSIEQPPSEFGAFLEMFEEVLEHEREVTGMINNIYDLAASKNDQATLVMLHWFIEEQVEEEKSAEEVVEQLKLAEDNPAALLILDRELASREGE